DNA sequence from the Pseudomonadota bacterium genome:
AAGGATCTCTGGCCTTTCACGCAATTGATTCAGCACAGCGGCGATGACAGGCGCCAGGGCCGTCGCGGGGCCTTCCAGATCGTTGCGACGCAGACCGAGTTCATGGGCAAGCTCGGCGGCATCGCGCGGCTCATGCGACAACGGGTGGGCAGGGCTGAAGTCGCCGGCGCGCGCGGCGAAGACGCGGGCGGTCAGCACTTCGACGCCGGGGTTGACCAAGACCAACCAGACGGACGGCAGGCGCGGCGCTGGTTCAACGACATCGCCTATACCAGAAACCAGGACGGGCTGGTGGTGCAGGCAAGGCGGCACGTCGGCGCCCAGGCGGGCGGCAAGCGCGGCCAGTCGCGTTGGATCGATCTCAAGCGACCACAGCTCCATAAGCAGGCGCAATGTGGCGGCGGCATCGGCCGATCCGCCACCGATTCCGGCCGCGACAGGCAACTGCTTGTCCAGCACCAAGTCGGCGCCGGCGTTCACGCCGGCTTCTGCGGCCAACAGGCGCGCGGCATTCAAGACCAGGTTGTCATCGAGAGAACGGGGCGGCAGAGCCTCACCAAACGGCCCGCGAACCTGAAGGCTCAGCCGATCGGCCGCCTCGGCCGATAGCCGGTCGGCGGCATCGACGCGCACAAACAGGCTGTCCAGTTCATGCAGACCGTCATCGCGTCGGTCCGTAACGTGGAGATAGAGATTGACCTTGGCCGGGGCAGCAATCGCGATCGAGGGTTGGTCGCCGTCAGCTCCCGGCATCCAGACCGACATCCAGTTTATCCTGGATCACCGCGATCAGCTCTGCATCGTCTTCGTCGGCCAGCGACATCGCGCGCTTCCACTGGAACTTCGCCTCGTTGAAGCGGCCGACCTTCCAATAGGCATCGCCCAGATGATCGTTGATCACCGCATCGCCTGGCTCAAGCTCCACGGCACGCTCCAGGTAACGCACGGCGCCATCGAAGTCGTCGAGCCGATAGAGCGCCCAGCCCAGGCTGTCGACGATGTAGCCGTCCTGGGGCCGCTGTTCGACGGCGGTTTCGATCATCGCGAGCGCCTCGTCCAGATGAACGCCCTGATCGACCCAGGTGTATCCCAGATAGTTCAGCACATAGGGGCTCTCGGGGTTGGCCTCCAGCGAGGCAAGGAAGTTCTCCTCGGCACGCGGCCAGTCGCCGGAGCGCTCCAGAGCAATGCCGCGCACGTAAAGCAGGCGCCAGGTCGCCATGGCCTCGCCACCCAGCCTCTCAACCGCCTGGTCATAGGCATCCACGGCCTCGTCCCAGCGTTCCGCGACGCGCAGCAGGTCACCCATCGTGATCAAGGTATCGGAACGCTCAGGCTGCTCATCGACCATGACCCCGAGCATGTCGAGCGCCTTGTCGGTCTCGCCGGCACGGTCGAGGTTGACGGCCGTGCGCAGGCGGGCAGACCAGGAAAGCGGCGAACTCGCCGGGATCTTCCCATAGGCCTCGACCGCCTCGAGCGGCCGGTCGTCGATCTCCAAGAGGTCGCCAATCAGCAGATGAATGATCGCGCTGTCGGGATCGACATAGGACGCCAAACGCGCATAGACCAACGACGTTCCCCCGCCGCTGCCGGCATCCGCGACACTGG
Encoded proteins:
- a CDS encoding 4-(cytidine 5'-diphospho)-2-C-methyl-D-erythritol kinase encodes the protein MPGADGDQPSIAIAAPAKVNLYLHVTDRRDDGLHELDSLFVRVDAADRLSAEAADRLSLQVRGPFGEALPPRSLDDNLVLNAARLLAAEAGVNAGADLVLDKQLPVAAGIGGGSADAAATLRLLMELWSLEIDPTRLAALAARLGADVPPCLHHQPVLVSGIGDVVEPAPRLPSVWLVLVNPGVEVLTARVFAARAGDFSPAHPLSHEPRDAAELAHELGLRRNDLEGPATALAPVIAAVLNQLRERPEILLARMSGSGATCFGLAATATDAARAAAAIAETHPDWWVRAAALLHDSDANRLPIGRGNR